From the Vibrio metoecus genome, one window contains:
- a CDS encoding ATP-binding protein, which yields MNSEYTEKINELSLELQKSIERGKQLAEENRVILSAISAFSVAVNKNEIFDELKKLLNRYIKFDDFVVISKEKHCKDFKTLVSSNDLFNDLLWPMGDKFSRVLSGECILFFEPFKLEEFSCLKQHYEGKANSLLITGIQAQTSNSVLILIGHKKGQFSLETKDTLSRFRPLLERAISDMEHKEELIKLVEIRTRELRLAQKLAEQANQSKSNFLAMMSHELRTPLNAVLGLIDVLRGESTSYQSELLEQMESSAELLLIIINDILDLSRIESGHFSLHCHWVDLRKKLDQSLVYHRQIAQEKGIAFNVQIHTNENFEYYTDSARLTQILFNIVGNAIKFTQSGQVDIDLNYDTHQVSFRVKDTGIGIDKQRIERLFTPFIQADNSITRNYGGTGLGLAITKHLIELMGGTIQVESELEVGTTFILIVPVHSRVNCTGREYTHLQPQSGLNNHHILVVEDTKTNQMVIQLLLTKMGCRVTIAENGLKAVELLNKSPEFDLVLMDISMPVMDGLSATKIIREFNPEIPIIALTAHTAGSDKQNCIDVGMNDIVLKPIRSKDIMNVVKRFLT from the coding sequence ATGAACTCAGAATATACTGAAAAGATCAATGAACTTAGCCTTGAGTTGCAAAAAAGCATTGAGCGTGGAAAACAATTAGCCGAAGAGAATAGGGTGATTTTGTCTGCAATATCTGCATTTAGTGTTGCAGTCAATAAAAATGAGATTTTTGACGAATTAAAAAAACTGCTCAATCGATATATCAAGTTTGATGATTTTGTCGTTATATCGAAAGAAAAGCATTGTAAAGATTTTAAGACTCTTGTCTCATCTAACGACCTCTTCAATGACTTATTATGGCCTATGGGGGATAAGTTTTCTCGTGTGCTTAGTGGAGAGTGTATATTATTTTTTGAACCATTTAAATTAGAAGAGTTTTCTTGTTTAAAACAACACTATGAAGGCAAGGCTAATTCATTATTAATCACTGGAATTCAAGCGCAGACGAGTAACTCAGTGCTGATCTTAATTGGTCACAAGAAAGGGCAGTTTTCTCTTGAAACAAAAGATACATTGTCACGTTTTCGGCCATTGCTTGAAAGAGCTATCTCCGACATGGAGCATAAGGAAGAGCTTATAAAGCTTGTCGAAATAAGAACTCGAGAACTCCGTTTAGCGCAGAAACTTGCCGAACAGGCTAATCAGTCAAAATCTAACTTCCTAGCGATGATGAGCCATGAACTAAGGACACCGTTAAATGCAGTTCTTGGGTTAATAGATGTTTTGCGAGGAGAGTCAACGAGTTATCAGTCTGAGTTGCTTGAACAAATGGAGAGTTCAGCCGAACTGCTCTTAATTATTATTAATGATATTCTGGACTTAAGTCGTATTGAATCTGGACATTTCTCGTTACATTGTCACTGGGTTGATTTGAGAAAAAAACTCGATCAATCATTAGTGTATCATCGACAAATTGCTCAAGAAAAAGGTATCGCATTTAACGTTCAGATTCATACAAATGAAAATTTTGAGTATTACACAGATTCCGCTCGATTAACTCAAATTCTCTTCAATATTGTAGGTAACGCAATAAAATTCACTCAGTCTGGACAAGTAGATATTGATCTGAACTATGACACTCATCAAGTTTCATTTCGAGTGAAAGATACTGGTATTGGTATCGATAAACAGCGAATTGAACGGTTATTTACGCCTTTTATTCAGGCTGATAATTCTATAACAAGAAATTACGGCGGCACAGGATTAGGGTTGGCAATTACGAAACACTTAATTGAGTTAATGGGAGGGACAATTCAGGTTGAAAGTGAATTGGAGGTCGGAACCACATTTATATTGATAGTTCCGGTTCATTCACGTGTGAACTGTACTGGCCGGGAATATACTCATTTACAACCTCAGTCTGGTCTAAATAATCACCACATTCTTGTTGTTGAAGATACAAAAACAAATCAGATGGTTATTCAACTTTTGCTGACTAAAATGGGGTGCCGTGTAACTATCGCTGAAAATGGATTGAAAGCAGTCGAGTTATTAAATAAATCACCTGAATTCGATCTTGTACTTATGGACATTTCAATGCCAGTTATGGATGGTTTATCTGCAACAAAAATAATCAGGGAATTCAACCCTGAGATACCGATTATCGCTTTAACAGCCCATACTGCAGGAAGTGATAAACAAAATTGTATCGATGTCGGTATGAATGATATCGTACTAAAACCAATCAGAAGTAAAGATATCATGAATGTAGTTAAACGGTTTCTTACCTAA
- a CDS encoding FIST signal transduction protein, producing the protein MDKKDLSNLVCYFTQEFDAEQLAASLIVAFPNIPIIGCSSCRGVMTQDGYFSNPAVGLLGIYDLSKSAYASALVRLDEHACVSVLIDQVIDDALNRINRSGELPSLVLLHATPGIEETLIESIDNKFGSQVPIIGGSAADNYIDQDWSIFTEQGATHKGVALQLMFPSQSVFSGFSAGYSPTEFSGLITKAKGRVIEEIDDEPASNLYKEWVGDHSGILIGDEYIFDHVTRFPLGRAIVDNSDFPQYKLTHPVRRTEEGGLEVFANVEVGELVSLMTGSQRQLIERVSRVIQEASYKSYQDKPLLGSLTIFCAGSMLRLGKDIHKVHHKMLEQLDGSDFICPFTFGEQGRFINGENAHGNLMISSVVFCEG; encoded by the coding sequence ATAGATAAAAAAGATTTGTCGAATTTGGTTTGCTATTTCACTCAAGAATTTGATGCAGAGCAATTAGCTGCATCATTGATAGTGGCTTTTCCTAATATCCCCATTATCGGTTGCTCTTCATGCCGAGGAGTGATGACTCAAGATGGCTATTTTTCTAATCCTGCTGTGGGTTTACTTGGAATTTACGACTTATCCAAATCTGCATATGCCAGTGCTTTAGTTCGCTTGGATGAACATGCCTGCGTATCTGTATTGATCGATCAAGTGATTGATGATGCCTTAAACCGAATTAATCGAAGTGGTGAGTTACCTAGTCTTGTGCTTTTGCATGCAACACCTGGTATTGAAGAAACCTTAATTGAAAGTATTGATAATAAATTTGGTTCACAAGTTCCTATTATCGGAGGTAGTGCGGCAGATAATTACATTGATCAAGACTGGTCAATATTCACAGAACAAGGTGCAACCCACAAAGGAGTTGCTTTGCAGTTGATGTTTCCTTCTCAATCGGTGTTTAGTGGATTTAGTGCTGGATATTCACCTACAGAATTTTCAGGATTGATTACTAAGGCTAAAGGTCGAGTAATAGAAGAGATTGATGACGAGCCCGCCAGTAATTTATACAAGGAATGGGTAGGGGATCACTCCGGAATTCTCATTGGCGATGAGTACATTTTTGATCATGTAACTCGTTTTCCTCTAGGGCGAGCGATCGTTGATAATTCGGACTTTCCTCAATATAAATTGACTCACCCAGTTCGAAGAACTGAAGAAGGTGGGCTAGAAGTATTTGCGAATGTTGAGGTCGGGGAATTGGTTAGTTTAATGACTGGATCTCAAAGGCAACTGATCGAACGAGTGTCTCGTGTTATTCAAGAAGCTAGCTATAAAAGTTATCAGGATAAACCTTTACTCGGTTCATTAACCATATTCTGTGCAGGCTCAATGTTACGCCTTGGAAAAGATATACACAAAGTTCACCATAAAATGCTAGAGCAGCTTGATGGGAGCGATTTTATTTGTCCTTTTACTTTCGGTGAGCAGGGGCGATTCATTAATGGTGAGAATGCACATGGGAATTTAATGATTTCATCAGTTGTATTTTGTGAGGGGTAA
- the ccoN gene encoding cytochrome-c oxidase, cbb3-type subunit I — protein sequence MSQEKQLEQNYNYTVVRQFTLVTILWGIVGMAVGVLIAAQLVWPQLNFDTPWLTYSRLRPLHTNAVIFAFGTSALFATSYYVVQRTCQTRLFGGPLVPFTFWGWQAIIVSAAISLPLGYTSGKEYAELEWPIDIAIAAVWVAYAVVFFGTLVKRKTSHIYVANWFFGAFIITVAVLHIVNSMALPIYWGKSYSIYAGAVDAMVQWWYGHNAVGFLLTAGFLGMMYYFVPKQAERPVYSYRLSIVHFWALISLYIWAGPHHLHYTALPDWTQSLGMVMSLVLFAPSWGGMINGIMTLSGAWHKLRYDPILRFLIVSLSFYGMSTFEGPMMSIKTVNALSHYTDWTIGHVHSGALGWVAMVSIGSVYHLIPRLFGQERMYSMSLVNAHFWLATIGTVLYIVAMWISGVMQGLMWRAVNSDGTLTYSFVESVQASYPFYTVRFIGGFIFLSGMFLMAYNAYKTISAPKNSLKAIVQPA from the coding sequence ATGAGCCAAGAAAAGCAGCTTGAACAAAACTACAACTATACCGTGGTCCGCCAATTTACCCTTGTGACAATTCTCTGGGGTATAGTCGGTATGGCTGTAGGTGTTTTGATTGCCGCTCAATTAGTTTGGCCACAGCTAAACTTTGATACGCCGTGGTTGACGTATAGTCGCTTACGTCCTCTGCATACTAATGCGGTAATTTTTGCGTTTGGTACCAGTGCCCTGTTTGCAACATCGTACTATGTTGTTCAGCGTACTTGTCAAACTCGTCTATTCGGTGGTCCGTTAGTTCCATTTACATTCTGGGGCTGGCAAGCCATCATCGTTTCCGCTGCAATTTCTTTACCTTTAGGTTATACCTCAGGTAAAGAATACGCAGAACTTGAGTGGCCAATCGACATTGCCATTGCAGCTGTTTGGGTTGCATATGCTGTTGTGTTTTTTGGTACTTTGGTGAAACGTAAAACATCCCATATTTATGTTGCTAACTGGTTCTTCGGTGCGTTTATCATTACCGTAGCCGTGCTGCACATTGTGAATAGTATGGCTTTACCGATCTATTGGGGTAAGTCCTACTCTATTTACGCTGGTGCGGTTGATGCGATGGTTCAATGGTGGTATGGACACAACGCCGTAGGATTTCTATTAACAGCGGGCTTCCTTGGGATGATGTATTACTTTGTTCCTAAGCAAGCTGAACGCCCAGTTTATTCTTACCGTCTATCTATCGTTCACTTTTGGGCTCTGATTTCGCTCTATATTTGGGCGGGTCCTCACCATTTGCACTACACTGCTCTACCCGATTGGACTCAGTCTCTCGGCATGGTGATGTCTCTTGTCTTATTCGCTCCATCTTGGGGTGGTATGATTAACGGTATTATGACCCTCTCTGGTGCATGGCATAAGTTACGTTATGATCCAATCTTACGTTTCTTGATTGTGTCTCTATCCTTCTATGGTATGTCAACTTTTGAAGGTCCAATGATGTCAATCAAGACGGTTAATGCACTGTCTCACTATACCGACTGGACGATTGGTCACGTTCACTCTGGTGCATTAGGTTGGGTAGCCATGGTATCGATTGGTTCTGTCTACCACTTGATCCCTAGACTCTTCGGGCAGGAACGCATGTACTCCATGAGTTTGGTCAATGCGCATTTCTGGTTAGCGACTATCGGCACCGTTTTGTACATCGTTGCGATGTGGATTTCCGGCGTAATGCAAGGTTTGATGTGGCGTGCAGTAAACTCTGATGGAACATTAACTTACAGTTTCGTCGAATCAGTACAAGCATCTTACCCATTCTATACTGTTCGCTTTATTGGTGGTTTCATTTTCTTGTCTGGGATGTTCCTAATGGCCTACAACGCCTATAAGACAATTTCTGCACCGAAAAATAGCTTAAAAGCTATTGTGCAGCCGGCATAA
- the ccoO gene encoding cytochrome-c oxidase, cbb3-type subunit II: MSSNSNNRHELLERNVGLLAIFIVFAISWGALVEITPLIFQKQTTEEVQNLKPYTALQLEGRDIYIREGCNVCHSQMVRPFRSETERYGHYSVAGESVWEHPFLWGSKRTGPDLARVGGRYSDEWHRVHLTNPRELVPESNMPAFPWLAKNTLDGKYTQQKMTLFRDQFGVPYTDEQIANATKDVEGKTEMDAIIAYLQSLGHAMK; this comes from the coding sequence ATGAGTTCTAATTCTAACAATCGCCATGAACTACTTGAGCGTAATGTCGGCTTGTTGGCCATTTTTATCGTGTTTGCGATCAGTTGGGGTGCTCTAGTAGAGATCACTCCATTGATTTTCCAAAAGCAAACAACTGAAGAAGTGCAAAACCTCAAACCTTATACCGCGTTGCAACTCGAAGGACGCGACATTTACATCCGTGAAGGTTGTAACGTTTGTCACAGCCAGATGGTTCGTCCATTCCGTTCGGAAACTGAACGTTATGGTCATTACTCTGTGGCCGGTGAAAGTGTTTGGGAACACCCATTTTTATGGGGTTCTAAGCGTACAGGTCCTGATTTGGCACGTGTCGGTGGACGTTATTCTGACGAATGGCATCGCGTTCATCTAACAAATCCTCGTGAGCTTGTACCAGAGTCTAATATGCCAGCATTCCCATGGTTGGCCAAAAACACTCTGGACGGCAAATACACGCAACAAAAAATGACCTTGTTCCGTGACCAATTTGGTGTGCCATACACTGATGAACAAATAGCAAATGCGACAAAAGATGTGGAAGGTAAAACAGAGATGGATGCCATCATTGCTTATCTTCAATCTCTTGGTCACGCAATGAAATAA
- a CDS encoding CcoQ/FixQ family Cbb3-type cytochrome c oxidase assembly chaperone, whose protein sequence is MDIGTIHSIWTIVLFICFIGVVWWAYGKKRKARFDEAANLIFADEEQHTSKNKE, encoded by the coding sequence ATGGATATCGGTACTATTCACAGTATTTGGACCATAGTGCTGTTCATATGCTTTATAGGCGTTGTTTGGTGGGCTTATGGTAAAAAACGCAAAGCGCGTTTTGATGAAGCTGCCAATCTTATTTTTGCCGATGAAGAGCAACATACCTCTAAAAACAAGGAGTGA
- the ccoP gene encoding cytochrome-c oxidase, cbb3-type subunit III, whose translation MTTFWSLWIIVITVGTLLGCAILLVWCLKDKMGVEEGVDMGHEYDGIREINNPLPKWWTYLFVSTFIFAAVYLTLYPGLGSFKGILGWQSSDQTVRSLEESRASIAAAQQDKRLVQYSKELDDANAYYGEAFKRLAYQDGTTNLRDLPDIAADSEALKVGQRLFLQNCSQCHGSDARGQRGFPNLTDNAWLYGGEPQAIVTTIRHGRIGQMPAWKDILGEQGVKEVVSYALSLSGRSVNAKEAEAGKARFAVCSACHGTDGKGNPAFGAPNLTDNDWLYGDSRADVTETVMNGRSGVMPAWINTLGEEKIQLVAAYVWSLSNSENK comes from the coding sequence ATGACTACATTCTGGAGTCTATGGATCATCGTAATTACCGTTGGTACTTTGCTCGGTTGCGCAATTCTCCTCGTTTGGTGTCTGAAAGACAAAATGGGGGTTGAAGAAGGCGTTGACATGGGGCACGAGTACGATGGTATTCGCGAGATTAACAATCCGCTGCCAAAATGGTGGACTTACCTATTTGTAAGCACTTTCATTTTCGCAGCCGTCTATTTAACCCTTTACCCTGGTTTAGGTAGCTTCAAAGGTATTCTTGGCTGGCAAAGTTCAGATCAAACCGTACGTTCTCTTGAAGAATCACGCGCTTCAATTGCAGCAGCACAGCAAGATAAGCGCTTGGTTCAATATTCAAAAGAATTAGACGACGCGAATGCTTATTATGGTGAAGCTTTCAAACGTTTAGCTTACCAAGATGGCACCACTAACTTACGCGATCTTCCTGATATCGCCGCAGATAGTGAAGCACTTAAAGTCGGCCAACGTTTGTTCCTACAAAACTGTTCTCAGTGTCATGGTTCAGATGCTCGTGGTCAACGAGGATTCCCAAACCTTACTGACAATGCGTGGCTATACGGCGGAGAACCACAAGCTATCGTAACAACCATTCGTCATGGTCGTATCGGTCAAATGCCAGCGTGGAAAGACATTTTAGGTGAACAAGGTGTAAAAGAAGTTGTAAGTTATGCACTGAGCCTATCAGGTCGTTCTGTTAATGCCAAAGAAGCCGAGGCAGGTAAAGCTCGCTTTGCGGTTTGTTCTGCGTGTCATGGAACAGATGGTAAAGGTAACCCTGCATTTGGAGCACCTAACCTGACCGATAATGACTGGTTGTACGGTGACTCACGTGCTGATGTCACCGAAACTGTGATGAACGGTCGTTCTGGTGTTATGCCAGCATGGATCAACACCTTAGGTGAAGAAAAGATCCAGTTGGTTGCGGCTTATGTCTGGAGCTTAAGCAATTCAGAGAATAAGTAA
- a CDS encoding FixH family protein produces MVKPWYKQFWPWFLIILPLTVVIWTVATVIVFANNSVSLVTEDYYKKGKGINIDLSKINIAKELELHATIQSEGNNVLIVFDKGQLPHYPAIQAMFAHRTLPDRDFSQLVTADAQGIYRVKLDHELQGPWFIEITPHDAQWLIQGRITFPTSSTPLMN; encoded by the coding sequence ATGGTAAAGCCTTGGTATAAACAATTTTGGCCCTGGTTCCTGATCATTTTGCCGCTGACGGTGGTGATCTGGACGGTCGCTACCGTCATTGTTTTCGCGAATAACTCTGTTTCATTAGTGACTGAGGATTACTATAAAAAAGGCAAAGGCATCAATATTGATCTTAGTAAAATCAACATAGCCAAAGAACTAGAACTGCACGCAACCATTCAATCTGAAGGTAATAATGTGCTCATCGTGTTTGATAAGGGCCAACTTCCCCATTATCCTGCGATTCAGGCAATGTTTGCTCACCGAACGCTTCCAGATCGAGATTTTTCTCAGCTAGTCACCGCAGATGCTCAAGGTATTTATCGAGTAAAACTCGATCATGAACTCCAAGGCCCTTGGTTTATTGAGATCACTCCTCATGACGCCCAATGGCTGATTCAAGGACGTATTACTTTCCCAACTTCGTCAACCCCATTAATGAACTAA